Proteins from a genomic interval of Bradyrhizobium sp. CCBAU 53340:
- the ltrA gene encoding group II intron reverse transcriptase/maturase produces the protein MHDAEKSDSPRVPRKSANNAACAAAEPMEGRGGTKGNADPQSTVRTQSRRAVSQAQARIREAVNRNSKEKLTALLHHVCVDCLRAAFFALKKRAAAGIDQVTWDHYAENLEDNLRGLHRRVQTGAYRALPSRRTYIPNADGKQRPLGIAAIEDKIVQAALVMILTPIYEAEFLGFSYGFRPGRSRHKALDALAYGIKGRNVRWILDADIRSFFDTISHAWLVRFIEHRIEDKRIVRLIRKWLKAGVLEDGHLAETEEGTPQGAVISPLLANIYLHYVYDLWVHAWRTRHATGNMIVVRYADDTIVGFQHRADAERFLHDLTERLAKFALNLHPEKTRLIEFGRFAAGDRIRRGEGKPETFDFLGFTHICGTMRDGRRFQLERKTKRKRKRATLQRIVDELRRIRHSPIDGQGRWLATVLRGHYAYFAVPTNLPAVRALRNQVKMYWFLSLRRRSQRHRLTWSRMNVIAAKHLPLPRVLHLWPEQRFLVTHPR, from the coding sequence ATGCACGATGCGGAGAAGTCGGACTCGCCCAGAGTACCGAGGAAGTCGGCGAACAACGCGGCCTGTGCTGCGGCGGAGCCGATGGAGGGAAGGGGTGGGACCAAGGGGAATGCGGACCCGCAAAGCACGGTCCGGACGCAGAGCCGGAGAGCCGTGTCCCAGGCGCAGGCCCGCATACGAGAAGCCGTCAACAGGAACAGCAAGGAGAAGCTGACGGCGCTCCTGCACCACGTCTGTGTCGACTGCCTGCGTGCGGCATTCTTCGCGTTGAAGAAGCGCGCCGCAGCCGGCATCGATCAGGTCACGTGGGACCACTACGCGGAGAACCTCGAAGACAACCTGAGAGGCCTTCACCGCCGGGTTCAGACAGGAGCGTATCGAGCGCTGCCGTCACGTCGGACCTACATTCCGAATGCGGACGGCAAGCAACGGCCGCTCGGCATCGCCGCGATCGAGGACAAGATCGTCCAGGCGGCGTTGGTCATGATCCTCACGCCAATCTACGAAGCGGAGTTCCTGGGCTTCAGCTACGGGTTCCGTCCGGGGCGGAGCCGGCACAAAGCGCTGGACGCGCTCGCGTACGGGATCAAAGGACGCAACGTCCGATGGATTCTCGACGCCGACATCCGGTCGTTCTTCGACACGATCAGTCATGCATGGCTGGTCCGCTTCATCGAACATCGGATCGAAGACAAGAGGATCGTCCGCCTGATCCGCAAATGGCTGAAGGCGGGCGTACTGGAAGACGGACACTTGGCCGAGACGGAGGAGGGGACGCCACAGGGGGCGGTGATCTCGCCGCTGCTTGCGAACATCTACCTCCACTATGTTTACGACCTGTGGGTCCACGCATGGCGCACGCGCCACGCGACCGGCAACATGATCGTCGTGCGCTATGCGGACGACACCATCGTCGGCTTCCAGCATCGGGCGGACGCGGAACGCTTCCTCCACGACCTGACGGAGAGGCTCGCCAAGTTTGCACTAAATCTGCACCCTGAGAAGACGCGTCTGATCGAGTTCGGCCGCTTTGCAGCCGGCGATCGGATCCGACGCGGCGAGGGTAAGCCGGAAACGTTCGACTTCCTTGGGTTCACGCACATCTGCGGGACCATGCGGGATGGCCGACGATTCCAGCTCGAGCGCAAGACGAAGCGCAAACGGAAACGGGCAACACTGCAGAGGATCGTGGATGAGCTCCGTCGCATCCGGCATTCGCCGATCGACGGGCAGGGGCGTTGGCTGGCAACCGTGCTGAGGGGGCACTATGCCTACTTCGCGGTGCCGACCAACCTTCCGGCGGTGCGCGCGCTGCGCAATCAGGTCAAGATGTACTGGTTCCTGAGCCTGCGGCGACGAAGCCAGAGGCATCGACTGACCTGGTCGCGCATGAACGTCATTGCCGCGAAGCACCTGCCGCTCCCGCGTGTCCTGCACCTATGGCCGGAGCAACGCTTCCTCGTCACCCACCCGAGGTAG
- the edd gene encoding phosphogluconate dehydratase: MTIAAKINARVGEVTDRIARRSHDSRQRYLDRIANAASTPVRRRLGCANQAHAFAACGAHDKTLMQDGRVPSLGIVTAYNDMLSAHQPYECFPELIRRSARAAGGVAQVAGGVPAMCDGITQGEAGMELSLFSREVIALSTAIALSHQTFDAAVFLGICDKIVPGLVIGALSFGHLPAVFIPSGPMTSGLANDAKAKIRQAYAEGKVGRDALLQAEAQAYHGAGTCTFYGTANTNQMLMEIMGLQLPGSSFVNPNTPLRDALTCAATERALHITSLGNQYIPIGRVLDERAFVNGIVGLHATGGSTNLTLHLVAMAAAAGLTLTWDDFADLAEVTPLIARIYPNGSADVNHFHAAGGMSVLIRELLAAGLLHRDALTVCGAGLDAYMQEPRLDTEGVLTWHDGPAASGDSAVLRRIADPFQATGGLRVLNGNLGRAVVKTSAVASQRHVIEAPARVFHSQEDLQRSFAAGELTDDMVAVVRFQGPKANGMPELHKLMPLLGVLQDRGLRVALVTDGRLSGASGKVPTAIHVTPEAADGGEIARIRDGDVIRLDAETGRLDVLVTPSEWAARTCAQADLSAAHVGIGRELFGFFRERVSCADRGASVFVA, from the coding sequence ATGACGATCGCAGCAAAGATCAATGCGCGGGTCGGCGAGGTGACGGATCGCATCGCTCGGCGCAGTCACGACAGCCGACAACGCTATCTCGACCGCATTGCGAACGCGGCGAGCACGCCGGTACGCCGGCGGCTGGGATGTGCCAACCAGGCTCATGCTTTTGCGGCTTGCGGCGCGCACGACAAAACTCTGATGCAGGATGGTCGCGTCCCCAGCCTGGGAATTGTCACGGCCTACAACGATATGCTTTCGGCGCATCAGCCCTACGAGTGTTTCCCTGAGCTCATCCGACGCAGCGCCCGCGCAGCCGGCGGCGTTGCCCAGGTCGCAGGCGGCGTTCCCGCGATGTGCGACGGCATCACCCAGGGCGAAGCGGGAATGGAGCTCTCGCTGTTCTCGCGGGAGGTCATCGCCTTGTCCACCGCGATCGCGCTGTCACATCAAACGTTCGACGCCGCGGTATTTCTCGGCATTTGCGACAAGATCGTGCCAGGTCTCGTGATCGGCGCGCTGTCGTTCGGGCACCTGCCTGCGGTCTTCATTCCATCCGGTCCGATGACCTCGGGCCTGGCCAACGACGCAAAAGCGAAAATCCGGCAGGCTTACGCAGAAGGAAAGGTCGGACGCGACGCATTGCTGCAAGCCGAGGCGCAGGCCTATCACGGCGCGGGGACCTGTACCTTTTACGGTACCGCCAATACCAACCAGATGCTGATGGAGATCATGGGGCTGCAGCTGCCGGGCTCATCCTTCGTGAACCCGAATACGCCCTTGCGCGATGCCCTCACCTGTGCCGCGACCGAGCGCGCATTGCACATCACTTCACTCGGCAATCAGTACATCCCGATCGGTCGCGTGCTCGACGAGCGCGCCTTCGTCAACGGCATCGTCGGACTGCATGCCACCGGCGGGTCGACCAATCTGACGCTGCATCTGGTTGCCATGGCTGCGGCGGCCGGTCTCACTTTGACCTGGGACGATTTCGCCGACCTCGCGGAGGTGACGCCGCTTATCGCGCGCATCTATCCCAACGGCTCCGCAGATGTGAACCATTTTCATGCCGCCGGTGGGATGAGCGTCCTGATCCGGGAATTGCTTGCTGCCGGGCTCCTGCACCGCGACGCCCTGACCGTCTGCGGTGCCGGGCTCGACGCGTACATGCAAGAGCCGCGGCTCGATACCGAGGGAGTGCTGACGTGGCACGATGGGCCGGCGGCAAGCGGCGATTCTGCCGTGCTTCGGCGGATCGCTGATCCGTTCCAGGCAACAGGCGGCCTTCGGGTTCTGAACGGCAATCTCGGGCGCGCCGTCGTCAAGACATCTGCGGTCGCGTCGCAGCGCCATGTGATCGAAGCGCCGGCTCGCGTTTTCCATTCCCAGGAGGATCTGCAACGGAGCTTCGCTGCGGGCGAGCTCACGGATGATATGGTTGCGGTGGTGCGCTTCCAGGGTCCGAAGGCAAACGGAATGCCGGAGCTGCACAAGCTGATGCCGCTCCTTGGCGTCCTTCAGGATCGCGGGCTGAGAGTGGCACTTGTGACTGATGGGCGGCTTTCGGGCGCCTCGGGTAAGGTTCCCACGGCCATTCACGTCACGCCTGAAGCGGCTGACGGCGGTGAGATTGCGCGGATTCGCGATGGCGACGTCATCAGGCTCGACGCCGAAACCGGGCGGCTTGACGTGCTCGTCACCCCGAGCGAGTGGGCCGCGCGAACCTGCGCGCAAGCCGATCTCTCCGCGGCACATGTCGGGATCGGCCGCGAGCTCTTCGGCTTCTTCCGCGAGCGCGTCAGCTGCGCAGACCGCGGCGCAAGCGTTTTTGTGGCGTAA
- the zwf gene encoding glucose-6-phosphate dehydrogenase, with amino-acid sequence MTSRVIPVAPFVLTVFGVTGDLARRKLLPALFRRDFAGQLPDEATILGVARGAMSQDDFLAMVREAIVKHVPASETTGPELDRFLARISYLAADAEGENGWTELAGALLAYADRIQVHYLATAPHLFGPICERLGQYGLSEGDSRIVIEKPIGKDLESAIRLNQAIGMIFPEERVYRIDHYLGKETVQNLMALRFANALFEPLWNAAHIDHVQITVAESIGVEERGPYYDKSGALRDMVQNHLLQLLCLVAMEPPHSLEADAVRDEKLKILKSLERIDEANAASLTVPGQYRPGACNGIAVPGYAEEIDDRQSATETFVALKAAVANWRWTGVPFYLRTGKRLQQRSSEIVVTFRKVPHSIFNSNSGKALQTRLVIRLQPDEGIKLWLMIKEPGPGGMRLQYIPLDMSFAEAFDVSVPDAYERLLMDVVRGDATLFMRRDEVEAAWRWIDPIRQAWSQLNEIPRPYVAGSWGPSAAVALIERDGRTWMEDAP; translated from the coding sequence ATGACAAGCCGCGTCATCCCGGTGGCACCCTTCGTCCTGACCGTTTTCGGGGTGACAGGTGATCTTGCTCGCCGCAAGCTGTTGCCGGCGCTGTTTCGCCGCGATTTTGCGGGCCAGTTGCCGGATGAAGCAACCATTCTCGGCGTCGCGCGCGGTGCAATGTCGCAAGATGACTTCCTCGCGATGGTGCGCGAGGCGATCGTCAAACATGTGCCGGCATCAGAGACGACGGGACCCGAACTCGATCGCTTCCTTGCCCGAATCTCCTATTTGGCTGCCGATGCGGAAGGTGAGAATGGCTGGACCGAACTCGCCGGCGCGCTATTAGCCTATGCCGATCGCATCCAGGTCCACTATCTGGCGACGGCGCCGCATCTGTTCGGACCGATCTGCGAAAGACTGGGTCAGTACGGTCTTTCAGAAGGCGATTCCCGCATCGTCATCGAGAAGCCGATCGGCAAGGATCTCGAATCCGCAATCCGGCTCAACCAAGCCATCGGGATGATTTTCCCGGAGGAGCGCGTCTACCGGATCGATCACTATCTCGGCAAGGAGACCGTGCAGAACCTGATGGCGCTGCGCTTTGCCAACGCGCTGTTCGAACCTCTTTGGAATGCCGCCCACATTGACCATGTGCAGATCACGGTCGCGGAGTCCATCGGCGTGGAGGAACGCGGCCCCTACTACGACAAATCCGGCGCGCTACGCGACATGGTTCAAAACCACCTTCTGCAGCTACTCTGCCTGGTGGCGATGGAGCCGCCACATTCGCTCGAAGCCGACGCCGTACGTGATGAGAAGCTCAAGATCCTGAAATCGCTTGAGCGGATCGACGAGGCGAACGCGGCATCGCTGACCGTGCCGGGCCAATACCGCCCAGGCGCATGCAACGGCATCGCCGTCCCCGGTTACGCGGAAGAGATCGATGATCGCCAAAGCGCGACCGAGACTTTCGTCGCACTCAAGGCGGCCGTTGCGAATTGGCGCTGGACCGGCGTTCCCTTCTATCTGCGCACCGGAAAGCGACTGCAACAGCGCAGCTCCGAGATCGTCGTGACTTTCAGGAAAGTGCCGCACTCGATCTTCAATTCGAATTCGGGAAAGGCTTTGCAGACGCGGCTGGTGATCCGTTTGCAGCCCGACGAGGGAATCAAGCTCTGGCTGATGATCAAGGAGCCCGGACCGGGCGGCATGCGGTTGCAATATATCCCTCTCGACATGAGCTTCGCCGAAGCATTCGACGTCTCCGTGCCTGACGCTTACGAGCGGCTGTTGATGGACGTGGTCCGCGGAGATGCGACCTTATTCATGCGTCGGGACGAAGTGGAAGCCGCATGGCGCTGGATCGATCCGATCCGTCAGGCGTGGAGCCAGCTGAATGAAATCCCGCGTCCCTACGTTGCCGGCAGCTGGGGCCCCTCCGCCGCCGTCGCACTGATCGAACGCGACGGCCGAACATGGATGGAGGACGCTCCGTGA
- a CDS encoding carbohydrate kinase: MILVCGEALIDLFVRAHGGSDMSTHAVAGGSPFNVAVGLARLGVRTAFLSGISRDHFGTFLADRLAREGVDGRFVMRADRPSPISIVAMTDDGQPNYTFHGEGAADRSLQLVHLPRELPDDIQALSFGSYSMAVEPVGTTFAALAEREQGRRVISVDPNVRPTVIGDMKSWAVAAERFYRTATIIKASDEDVRIAWGGRASIADAAAYWLACGAHLVVVTEGAKGATAFSTAGSVSVPGRSAIVRDTVGAGDTFHAALLAQLAKTGRLRPDAIAALDLPAIRELLAYATAAAAITVSRDGADLPTAADIDASTEPCHA, from the coding sequence ATGATTCTTGTCTGCGGCGAAGCGTTGATCGACCTATTTGTGAGGGCACACGGCGGGTCCGACATGTCGACCCATGCCGTTGCCGGCGGCTCTCCCTTCAATGTTGCTGTTGGCCTCGCTCGGCTTGGGGTTCGAACGGCCTTCCTGAGTGGGATCTCGCGCGATCACTTCGGCACGTTCCTCGCAGACAGGCTCGCTCGCGAGGGCGTCGATGGTCGTTTTGTTATGCGCGCCGATCGGCCGTCCCCGATTTCGATCGTGGCGATGACCGATGACGGCCAGCCGAACTACACTTTCCACGGCGAAGGCGCAGCAGATCGCTCGCTTCAGCTTGTCCACCTGCCCCGCGAGCTGCCGGACGATATTCAGGCTCTGAGCTTTGGCTCCTATTCCATGGCTGTCGAGCCGGTCGGCACCACATTCGCCGCGCTCGCCGAGCGCGAGCAGGGCCGCCGCGTCATCAGCGTCGATCCGAACGTGCGGCCGACCGTCATCGGCGACATGAAAAGCTGGGCCGTCGCCGCGGAACGCTTCTATCGGACCGCCACGATAATCAAAGCGAGCGACGAGGATGTCCGCATTGCCTGGGGTGGTCGCGCCTCAATTGCCGATGCGGCCGCCTACTGGCTCGCGTGCGGCGCGCACCTGGTCGTCGTGACCGAGGGAGCAAAGGGAGCAACCGCCTTTTCGACCGCTGGCAGCGTTTCGGTGCCCGGTCGTTCCGCGATCGTGCGCGACACCGTAGGCGCCGGCGACACGTTTCACGCCGCGCTGCTTGCGCAGCTTGCGAAAACCGGCCGGCTCCGTCCTGACGCCATCGCGGCGCTCGACCTGCCTGCAATCCGCGAGTTGCTCGCTTACGCGACGGCTGCCGCTGCCATCACGGTGTCCCGCGATGGAGCCGACCTGCCGACCGCCGCCGACATCGATGCGAGTACGGAGCCATGCCATGCTTGA
- a CDS encoding ROK family transcriptional regulator, whose protein sequence is MEEIAPVAGATVAFPGDSRGTTQTGVRLYNERLILSLIRRHRSLAKVEIARLTGLSTQTTTVIINRLEADGLLLPGEPQRGRIGQPSVPYSLNPDGAFGLGLMIGRRSSDLVLMDFAAGIRARRRMIYSFPAPDEIMAFAEREMPGLLAELPDAQRGRISGIGVAMPFELWNWEADLQTPPGALGKWRDFNVAAELSRRFAPWPVRVCNDATSACAAELTFGAGAAYRDFAYLYIGTFIGGGIVLNGSLFPGRSSNAGALGSMPIMRREENGEASLEQLIRTASIYQLERRLIAAGRPGTDIWLSPNDWSSFEEPLEAWLSEAAAALAQAITALLAVIDFEAVIIDGAFPVDVRRRLVERTNDEWARMDRQGLTDAVVVEGSIGRDARAIGGAALPLLAAFARDHDVLFKD, encoded by the coding sequence ATGGAAGAAATAGCACCGGTTGCTGGCGCTACGGTGGCCTTCCCCGGCGACAGCCGCGGCACCACCCAAACCGGCGTGAGACTGTACAACGAACGCCTGATCCTCTCCCTCATTCGGCGCCATCGCAGTCTCGCCAAGGTCGAGATTGCGCGCCTCACTGGCCTTTCAACTCAAACCACGACCGTAATCATCAATCGGCTGGAAGCCGATGGACTGCTCCTACCGGGCGAACCACAGCGAGGCCGCATCGGCCAGCCTTCGGTCCCCTATTCGCTCAATCCGGACGGCGCATTTGGATTGGGGCTCATGATCGGCCGGCGCAGTTCGGATCTGGTGTTGATGGACTTCGCGGCCGGCATCCGTGCCAGGCGACGCATGATCTATTCCTTCCCCGCGCCCGACGAGATCATGGCCTTTGCCGAACGCGAGATGCCGGGCCTTCTCGCCGAATTGCCCGACGCCCAGCGTGGCAGGATCAGCGGCATCGGCGTCGCAATGCCATTCGAGTTGTGGAACTGGGAAGCTGATCTGCAGACACCACCCGGCGCGCTCGGCAAATGGCGTGACTTCAACGTCGCCGCAGAACTGTCGCGCCGTTTCGCTCCTTGGCCGGTGCGCGTCTGCAACGACGCGACTTCGGCATGTGCAGCCGAACTCACCTTCGGTGCCGGCGCGGCGTATCGGGATTTCGCCTATTTGTACATTGGCACCTTCATCGGCGGCGGCATCGTTCTGAACGGCAGCCTCTTCCCGGGCCGCAGCAGCAATGCCGGCGCGCTCGGCTCCATGCCGATCATGCGACGGGAGGAAAACGGTGAGGCAAGCCTTGAGCAGTTGATCCGCACCGCTTCCATCTATCAGCTCGAGCGCCGACTGATCGCCGCGGGCCGGCCAGGCACCGATATCTGGCTCTCGCCCAACGACTGGTCGAGCTTCGAGGAACCACTGGAAGCGTGGCTTTCCGAGGCGGCCGCGGCGTTGGCGCAGGCGATCACCGCCCTACTCGCAGTGATCGACTTTGAAGCCGTCATCATTGACGGGGCCTTTCCGGTCGATGTGCGCCGTCGCCTCGTCGAGCGAACGAACGACGAATGGGCCCGTATGGACCGGCAGGGCCTCACCGACGCTGTGGTGGTCGAAGGCTCGATCGGGCGCGATGCGCGCGCGATCGGCGGCGCGGCGCTGCCGTTGCTCGCGGCGTTCGCTCGCGACCACGACGTGCTCTTCAAGGATTGA
- a CDS encoding sugar ABC transporter substrate-binding protein has translation MRQSLGLIAAFALALGSTSSFAADKSIVGLITKTNTNPFFVKMKAGADEAAKANDVELRSFAGKVDGDNESQVAAIEDLIAAGAKGILITPNDSRAIVPAVEKARAAGILVIALDTPLDPPNAADATFATDNFLAGEMIGQWAAKTLGAKAASAKIALLDLNVNQISVDVARDQGFLKGFGIDLGNPAKIGDEKDARIVGHDVTLGSEEGGRKAMENLLQKNPDISLVYTINEPAAAGAYEALRSVGRDKDVLIVSVDGGCPGVRNVKDSVIGATSMQFPLLMAAKGVEAVKTFASGGGKPKSSPGLDFVNTGVELVTDKPVGEMPSIDSAAALKKCWG, from the coding sequence ATGCGTCAATCACTCGGACTAATCGCAGCGTTCGCGCTGGCTCTGGGCAGCACCAGCAGTTTCGCGGCCGACAAGTCGATCGTGGGCCTCATCACCAAGACCAACACCAATCCGTTCTTCGTGAAGATGAAGGCCGGCGCCGACGAGGCTGCGAAGGCGAACGATGTCGAGCTGCGCTCGTTTGCCGGAAAGGTCGACGGCGACAACGAGAGCCAGGTTGCGGCCATCGAGGACCTCATCGCCGCCGGTGCCAAGGGCATCCTGATCACACCAAACGACTCCCGCGCGATCGTCCCGGCTGTCGAGAAGGCGCGGGCGGCGGGCATTCTGGTCATCGCCCTCGACACCCCGCTCGATCCGCCGAACGCGGCGGATGCAACGTTTGCCACCGATAATTTTCTGGCAGGTGAAATGATCGGCCAATGGGCCGCCAAGACGCTGGGTGCGAAGGCGGCATCGGCGAAGATCGCGCTGCTCGACCTCAACGTGAACCAGATCTCGGTTGATGTCGCCCGCGATCAGGGCTTTCTGAAAGGTTTTGGCATCGATCTCGGCAACCCCGCCAAGATCGGTGACGAGAAGGATGCGCGTATCGTCGGTCACGATGTGACGCTCGGCAGCGAGGAGGGCGGCCGCAAGGCGATGGAGAACCTGCTCCAGAAGAATCCCGACATCTCGCTCGTCTATACCATCAACGAGCCGGCGGCGGCGGGAGCCTACGAGGCCTTGCGCTCCGTCGGCCGCGACAAGGATGTGCTGATCGTTTCCGTCGATGGCGGTTGCCCCGGCGTGCGCAACGTGAAGGACAGCGTCATCGGCGCCACCTCCATGCAGTTCCCGCTGCTGATGGCGGCGAAGGGCGTCGAGGCGGTGAAGACTTTTGCCTCCGGCGGCGGCAAGCCGAAGTCCTCGCCCGGTCTCGACTTCGTCAATACCGGCGTCGAACTCGTCACTGACAAGCCTGTTGGCGAAATGCCGTCGATCGACAGCGCTGCCGCCTTGAAGAAGTGCTGGGGCTGA
- a CDS encoding ABC transporter permease translates to MTDIGSSRPAAQAFELVLDKGESRVAEFEVRARSPLQKLQHFLHANPTAVPAIVLLLSVAAFGFTVGPRFLSMFNLSLIIQQVTIIGVIGAAQTLIVITAGIDLSVGAIMVLCSVIMGKLAVTIGLPAPIALVVGVAAGAGCGVLNGTLVTRLKLPPFIVTLGTWSIFFALNLWYSASETIRSQEVAKIAPLLQALGTPVNVLGARFTYGSFFMLGLVASIWFALNRTAFGRHLYAVGDDPDAARLSGIRTDRILFSVYVIAGVICALGAWTLIGRIGSISPQAGQTANLDSITAVVVGGASLFGGRGSIIGTLIGALIVGVFRNGLALSDVDVLWQEFAVGWLIIIAVALDQWIRKVSA, encoded by the coding sequence ATGACCGATATCGGCAGTAGCCGCCCGGCCGCCCAGGCCTTCGAGCTCGTGCTCGACAAGGGCGAGAGTCGCGTCGCCGAATTCGAGGTTCGCGCGAGATCGCCGCTGCAGAAGCTTCAGCACTTTCTGCACGCCAATCCGACGGCGGTGCCGGCAATCGTGCTCCTGCTCAGCGTTGCGGCGTTCGGCTTCACCGTCGGCCCGCGTTTTCTGTCGATGTTCAACCTGTCGCTGATCATCCAGCAGGTCACGATCATCGGCGTGATCGGAGCGGCACAGACGTTGATCGTGATCACCGCCGGCATCGATCTGTCGGTCGGAGCCATCATGGTGCTGTGCTCCGTCATCATGGGCAAGCTCGCGGTCACCATAGGACTGCCAGCTCCAATCGCGCTCGTTGTCGGCGTTGCCGCGGGTGCCGGCTGCGGCGTGCTCAACGGTACGCTGGTGACCCGGCTCAAGCTGCCGCCGTTCATCGTCACGCTCGGGACGTGGTCGATCTTTTTTGCTCTCAACCTTTGGTATTCGGCGTCCGAGACCATCCGCTCGCAGGAGGTCGCGAAAATCGCCCCGTTGCTGCAGGCATTGGGAACGCCGGTGAACGTCCTTGGCGCGCGTTTCACCTACGGCTCGTTCTTCATGCTCGGCCTCGTGGCGTCGATCTGGTTCGCGCTGAATCGCACGGCCTTCGGGCGCCATCTCTATGCGGTGGGCGACGATCCCGACGCGGCGCGGCTTTCCGGCATCCGAACGGACCGCATTCTCTTTAGTGTCTATGTGATCGCCGGCGTGATTTGCGCGCTTGGTGCGTGGACCCTGATCGGGCGCATTGGTTCGATCAGCCCGCAGGCCGGCCAGACGGCTAATCTGGATAGCATCACCGCGGTGGTCGTCGGCGGCGCCAGCCTATTCGGCGGGCGTGGTTCGATTATCGGTACGCTGATCGGCGCTCTTATTGTCGGCGTCTTTCGCAACGGCCTCGCGTTGTCCGATGTCGATGTGCTCTGGCAGGAGTTCGCCGTCGGCTGGCTGATCATCATCGCTGTGGCGCTCGATCAATGGATTCGCAAGGTGTCGGCATGA
- a CDS encoding ATP-binding cassette domain-containing protein — MDSQGVGMSTGPNVPGATPLLQARGLNKRYGRVTALDHADFDLYQGEILAVIGDNGAGKSSLIRALSGALVPDAGEIRLDGRPVAFRSPLDAQAAGIETVYQTLALSPSLSIADNMFLGRELRRPGALGTFCRMLDRKAMQRIAREKLTELGLMTVQSINQRVETLSGGQRQGVAVARAAAFGSRVVIMDEPTAALGVKESRRVLDLILDVRRRGVSVVLISHNMPHVFEIADRIHIHRLGRRLTVIDPKAYTMSDAVAFMTGARAPIEVAA, encoded by the coding sequence ATGGATTCGCAAGGTGTCGGCATGAGCACAGGACCGAATGTTCCCGGGGCAACACCGCTGCTTCAGGCACGCGGCCTCAACAAGCGCTATGGCCGCGTGACGGCGCTCGATCACGCCGACTTCGATCTCTATCAGGGCGAGATCTTGGCCGTGATCGGAGACAATGGCGCCGGAAAATCGTCGCTGATCCGCGCGCTCTCGGGCGCGCTCGTTCCGGATGCCGGCGAGATCAGGCTCGACGGCCGGCCAGTCGCGTTCCGCTCGCCACTCGACGCTCAGGCGGCCGGCATCGAGACGGTCTATCAAACGCTGGCACTGTCTCCGAGCCTGTCGATCGCCGACAACATGTTTCTCGGCCGCGAATTGCGCCGTCCCGGTGCGCTCGGCACGTTCTGCCGCATGCTCGATCGCAAGGCCATGCAACGCATTGCCCGCGAAAAGCTTACCGAGCTTGGCCTCATGACCGTGCAGAGCATCAATCAGCGCGTCGAGACGTTATCGGGCGGTCAGCGCCAGGGTGTGGCGGTAGCAAGGGCCGCAGCCTTCGGCTCGCGCGTCGTCATCATGGACGAGCCGACTGCGGCGCTCGGTGTCAAGGAATCGCGTCGCGTGCTGGACTTGATCCTCGACGTGCGACGACGAGGCGTCTCAGTGGTCCTGATCAGCCACAACATGCCGCACGTGTTCGAGATAGCCGATCGCATCCATATTCATCGGCTCGGTCGGCGGCTCACGGTGATCGATCCCAAGGCCTACACGATGTCGGATGCGGTTGCCTTCATGACCGGGGCTCGGGCGCCGATTGAAGTCGCAGCGTGA